From Pseudomonas sp. stari2, a single genomic window includes:
- the secG gene encoding preprotein translocase subunit SecG: MLETVVVVFHLLGALGVVALVLLQQGKGADAGASFGAGASNTVFGSQGSSTFLSKFTAILAAGFFITSLGLGYFAKEKAHQLTQAGLPNPAVLEVPKQQPASDDVPVLQEQKSATPATDVPPAQEQK, encoded by the coding sequence ATGCTGGAAACAGTCGTAGTCGTTTTTCATCTGCTGGGTGCATTGGGCGTAGTTGCTCTGGTTTTGCTGCAGCAGGGTAAGGGTGCGGACGCTGGCGCGTCTTTCGGAGCAGGTGCTTCAAATACTGTGTTCGGAAGCCAAGGTTCCTCTACCTTTCTTAGTAAGTTTACTGCTATACTTGCCGCCGGTTTCTTCATAACCAGCTTGGGGTTAGGATACTTTGCTAAAGAGAAAGCTCATCAGCTGACTCAAGCAGGTTTGCCAAATCCGGCAGTGTTGGAAGTTCCAAAGCAACAACCGGCTTCTGATGATGTCCCGGTGCTTCAAGAGCAAAAGTCGGCTACTCCAGCGACTGACGTGCCTCCAGCTCAAGAGCAGAAGTAA
- a CDS encoding YhbY family RNA-binding protein, translating into MPLTPEQKKQYKSIGHHLKPVLTVADNGLTEGVLAELERALADHELIKIKLNILDREARLASVAELCKVGKADLVQVIGKMALIYRKNFSVNKQLSNVHRFK; encoded by the coding sequence ATGCCGCTCACTCCAGAGCAGAAGAAACAGTACAAATCCATTGGCCACCACCTCAAACCAGTTTTGACGGTGGCCGACAACGGTTTGACTGAGGGTGTTTTAGCCGAACTCGAACGCGCATTGGCGGATCACGAGCTGATCAAGATCAAGCTCAACATCCTCGATCGCGAGGCGCGCCTGGCGTCCGTTGCAGAGCTGTGCAAGGTCGGCAAGGCCGATCTGGTTCAGGTCATCGGCAAGATGGCACTGATTTACCGCAAGAACTTCAGCGTCAACAAGCAGCTGTCGAACGTCCATCGCTTCAAGTGA
- the greA gene encoding transcription elongation factor GreA — protein MNKYPMTVQGAKALEEEHAHLTKVVRPKLSQDIGTARELGDLKENAEYHAAREQQGMVEARIRDIEGRMQNAVIIDVTTIAHTGKVIFGTTVEIANVETDESVTYQIVGEDEADIKLGKISVGSPIARALIAKEEGDTVVVKTPGGDIEYEIVEVRHI, from the coding sequence ATGAATAAATACCCAATGACCGTCCAGGGCGCGAAAGCCCTGGAAGAGGAACACGCTCATCTGACCAAGGTCGTTCGTCCGAAGCTCAGCCAGGACATCGGTACGGCCCGCGAGTTGGGTGACTTGAAGGAAAACGCTGAATACCATGCTGCCCGCGAACAGCAGGGCATGGTCGAGGCGCGGATCCGTGACATCGAAGGTCGCATGCAGAATGCCGTGATCATCGATGTGACGACCATTGCGCACACCGGCAAAGTGATTTTCGGCACTACCGTCGAGATCGCCAACGTCGAGACTGATGAAAGCGTGACTTACCAGATCGTTGGTGAAGACGAGGCGGACATCAAACTCGGCAAGATTTCGGTCGGTTCGCCGATCGCCCGCGCCTTGATTGCCAAGGAAGAGGGCGACACGGTCGTCGTAAAAACGCCGGGCGGCGATATCGAGTATGAGATTGTCGAAGTCCGTCACATCTGA
- the carB gene encoding carbamoyl-phosphate synthase large subunit → MPKRTDIKSILILGAGPIVIGQACEFDYSGAQACKALREEGYRVILVNSNPATIMTDPDMADATYIEPIKWQTVAKIIEKERPDAVLPTMGGQTALNCALDLEREGVLEKFGVEMIGANADTIDKAEDRSRFDKAMKAIGLECPRSGIAHSMEEANAVLERLGFPCIIRPSFTMGGTGGGIAYNREEFEEICARGLDLSPTKELLIDESLIGWKEYEMEVVRDKKDNCIIVCSIENFDPMGVHTGDSITVAPAQTLTDKEYQILRNASLAVLREIGVETGGSNVQFGICPNTGRMVVIEMNPRVSRSSALASKATGFPIAKVAAKLAVGYTLDELSNDITGGKTPASFEPSIDYVVTKLPRFAFEKFANADARLTTQMKSVGEVMAIGRTFQESLQKALRGLEVGVCGLDEKVDLSNPESMSVLKRELTVPGAERIWYVADAFRAGMTVEEIFGMNMIDPWFLVQIEDLIKDEEKVKTLGLSAIDRDLMFKLKRKGFSDQRLAKLLGVTEKNLRTHRQKLEVFPVYKRVDTCAAEFATDTAYLYSTYEEECEAAPSGRDKIMILGGGPNRIGQGIEFDYCCVHAALALREDGYETIMVNCNPETVSTDYDTSDRLYFEPVTLEDVLEICRVEKPKGVIVQYGGQTPLKLARALEAAGVPIIGTSPDAIDRAEDRERFQQMVERLNLRQPPNATVRSEDEAVRAAAKIGYPLVVRPSYVLGGRAMEIVYKEEELKRYLRDAVQVSNDSPVLLDHFLNCAIEMDVDAVCDGKDVVIGAIMQHIEQAGVHSGDSACSLPPYSLPAHIQDEMREQVKKMALELGVVGLMNVQLALQGEDIYVIEVNPRASRTVPFVSKCIGVSLAMIAARVMAGKTLKEIGFTKEIIPNFYSVKEAVFPFAKFPGVDPILGPEMKSTGEVMGVGDTFGEAFAKAQMGASEVLPTGGTAFISVRDDDKPLVAGVARDLINLGFEVVATAGTAKLIEAAGLKVRRVNKVTEGRPHVVDMIKNDEVTLIINTTEGRQSIADSYSIRRNALQHKIYCTTTIAAGEAICEALKFGPEKTVRRLQDLHAGLKA, encoded by the coding sequence ATGCCAAAACGTACAGACATTAAAAGCATCCTGATTCTCGGCGCTGGCCCGATCGTTATCGGCCAGGCCTGCGAATTCGACTACTCCGGCGCCCAGGCTTGCAAAGCCCTGCGCGAAGAGGGTTACCGCGTCATCCTGGTGAACTCCAACCCGGCCACCATCATGACCGACCCGGACATGGCCGACGCCACCTACATCGAGCCGATCAAATGGCAGACCGTTGCCAAGATCATCGAAAAAGAGCGTCCGGATGCGGTGCTGCCAACCATGGGCGGCCAGACTGCTCTGAACTGCGCCCTGGACCTCGAGCGCGAAGGCGTTCTGGAGAAGTTCGGCGTAGAGATGATCGGCGCCAACGCTGACACCATCGACAAGGCTGAAGATCGTTCGCGTTTCGACAAAGCGATGAAAGCCATCGGCCTGGAATGCCCGCGTTCCGGTATCGCCCACAGCATGGAAGAAGCCAACGCGGTGCTCGAGCGCCTGGGCTTCCCGTGCATCATCCGTCCGTCCTTCACCATGGGCGGCACCGGTGGCGGTATTGCTTACAACCGTGAAGAGTTCGAAGAAATCTGCGCCCGTGGTCTGGACCTGTCGCCGACCAAGGAACTGCTGATCGACGAATCGCTGATCGGCTGGAAAGAATATGAAATGGAAGTTGTCCGCGACAAAAAGGACAACTGCATCATCGTCTGCTCGATCGAAAACTTCGACCCGATGGGTGTGCACACCGGTGACTCGATCACTGTTGCCCCGGCTCAGACCCTGACCGACAAGGAATACCAGATCCTGCGTAACGCCTCGCTGGCGGTACTGCGCGAGATCGGCGTCGAGACCGGCGGTTCCAACGTTCAGTTCGGTATCTGCCCGAACACCGGCCGCATGGTCGTGATCGAAATGAACCCGCGTGTATCGCGTTCGTCGGCCCTGGCTTCGAAAGCCACCGGTTTCCCGATTGCCAAGGTCGCGGCCAAACTGGCGGTCGGCTACACCCTCGACGAGCTGTCGAACGACATCACCGGCGGCAAGACCCCGGCGTCCTTCGAGCCGTCCATCGACTACGTCGTGACCAAGCTGCCGCGCTTCGCCTTCGAGAAGTTCGCCAACGCTGACGCACGCCTGACCACTCAAATGAAGTCCGTAGGCGAAGTCATGGCCATCGGCCGTACCTTCCAGGAATCCCTGCAGAAAGCCCTGCGCGGTCTGGAAGTAGGCGTTTGCGGTCTGGACGAGAAAGTCGACCTGAGCAATCCGGAAAGCATGAGCGTGCTCAAGCGCGAGCTGACCGTGCCGGGCGCCGAGCGTATCTGGTACGTGGCGGACGCTTTCCGCGCCGGCATGACCGTCGAAGAAATCTTCGGCATGAACATGATCGACCCGTGGTTCCTGGTGCAGATCGAAGATCTGATCAAGGACGAAGAGAAGGTCAAGACCCTGGGTCTGTCCGCTATCGACCGCGACCTGATGTTCAAGCTCAAGCGTAAAGGCTTCTCCGACCAGCGTTTGGCCAAGCTGCTGGGCGTCACCGAAAAGAACCTGCGCACTCACCGTCAAAAGCTGGAAGTGTTCCCGGTCTACAAGCGCGTGGACACCTGTGCCGCGGAGTTCGCCACCGACACCGCTTACCTGTACTCGACTTACGAGGAAGAGTGCGAAGCCGCGCCGTCGGGTCGCGACAAGATCATGATTCTGGGTGGCGGTCCGAACCGTATCGGTCAGGGCATCGAGTTTGACTACTGCTGCGTACACGCCGCTCTCGCCCTGCGCGAAGATGGCTACGAAACCATCATGGTCAACTGCAACCCGGAAACCGTTTCCACTGACTACGACACTTCCGACCGTCTGTACTTCGAGCCGGTGACCTTGGAAGACGTGCTCGAAATCTGCCGCGTCGAGAAGCCGAAAGGCGTGATCGTCCAGTACGGCGGCCAGACTCCACTGAAACTGGCTCGCGCCCTCGAGGCGGCCGGCGTGCCGATTATCGGCACCAGCCCTGACGCCATCGACCGTGCCGAAGACCGTGAGCGCTTCCAGCAGATGGTTGAGCGCCTGAACCTGCGTCAGCCACCAAACGCCACCGTACGCAGCGAAGACGAAGCCGTTCGCGCTGCCGCGAAGATCGGTTATCCGCTGGTGGTGCGTCCGTCCTACGTACTGGGCGGCCGGGCGATGGAAATCGTCTACAAGGAAGAGGAGCTCAAGCGTTACCTGCGTGACGCGGTGCAAGTGTCGAACGACAGCCCGGTGCTGCTCGACCACTTCCTCAACTGCGCCATCGAGATGGACGTGGATGCGGTCTGCGACGGCAAGGACGTAGTGATCGGCGCGATCATGCAGCACATCGAACAGGCGGGCGTTCACTCCGGTGACTCCGCGTGCTCGCTGCCGCCGTACTCGCTGCCGGCGCACATCCAGGACGAGATGCGCGAGCAGGTCAAGAAAATGGCCCTGGAACTGGGCGTGGTCGGCCTGATGAACGTTCAGCTGGCGCTGCAAGGCGAAGACATCTACGTCATCGAAGTCAACCCGCGTGCTTCCCGTACCGTACCGTTCGTGTCGAAGTGCATCGGTGTTTCCCTGGCCATGATTGCTGCCCGTGTAATGGCTGGTAAAACCCTGAAGGAAATCGGCTTCACCAAGGAAATCATTCCGAACTTCTACAGCGTGAAAGAGGCGGTGTTCCCGTTCGCCAAATTCCCTGGCGTTGACCCGATCCTCGGCCCGGAGATGAAGTCCACCGGTGAAGTGATGGGCGTCGGTGACACCTTCGGCGAAGCCTTTGCCAAAGCCCAGATGGGCGCGAGCGAAGTGCTGCCTACCGGCGGTACCGCATTCATCAGCGTACGTGATGATGACAAGCCGCTGGTTGCAGGCGTGGCCCGTGATCTGATCAACTTGGGCTTCGAAGTGGTCGCCACTGCCGGCACTGCCAAGCTGATCGAGGCTGCAGGCCTGAAAGTGCGTCGTGTGAACAAGGTGACCGAGGGTCGCCCGCACGTGGTCGACATGATCAAGAATGACGAAGTCACTCTGATTATCAACACCACTGAAGGTCGTCAATCGATCGCCGACTCTTACTCCATTCGTCGTAATGCCTTGCAGCACAAGATCTACTGCACCACCACTATTGCTGCTGGCGAAGCCATCTGCGAAGCGCTGAAGTTCGGTCCCGAGAAGACCGTGCGCCGCTTGCAGGATCTACACGCAGGATTGAAGGCATGA
- a CDS encoding MFS transporter — MLWQLTQMLWVGGLWLVHLGLRPVLGQIGLAPLLIDEVASAFEVPVVGFAAVCLVFQALVLVRAEGLASLWRDFRGQVLLMALYASAMYVAVRVGWPDAQRWQVFSYLVLGFSGLVLVLQPVPGWSGRVREAHP, encoded by the coding sequence ATGCTCTGGCAACTGACCCAGATGTTGTGGGTCGGCGGTTTATGGCTGGTGCACCTCGGTCTGCGGCCGGTGCTGGGCCAGATTGGCCTGGCACCGCTGCTGATCGACGAAGTCGCCAGTGCGTTTGAAGTGCCGGTGGTGGGTTTCGCTGCCGTGTGTTTGGTTTTTCAGGCTTTGGTGCTGGTACGGGCCGAAGGCCTTGCCAGTCTATGGCGGGATTTTCGCGGGCAAGTGCTGCTGATGGCGTTGTATGCGAGTGCGATGTATGTCGCAGTGCGTGTCGGCTGGCCGGATGCACAGCGCTGGCAGGTGTTCAGTTATCTTGTTCTGGGTTTTTCCGGGCTGGTGCTGGTGTTGCAACCGGTGCCGGGATGGAGTGGCAGGGTGCGCGAAGCACACCCTTGA
- the rlmE gene encoding 23S rRNA (uridine(2552)-2'-O)-methyltransferase RlmE encodes MARSKTSLGWLKRHVNDPYVKQAQKDGYRSRASYKLLEVQEKYKLIRPGMSVVDLGAAPGGWSQVTSRLIGGQGRLIASDILEMDSIPDVTFIQGDFTQDEVLAQILEAVGNSQVDLVISDMAPNMSGTPAVDMPKAMFLCELALDLAERILKPGGNFLIKIFQGEGFDVYLKDARRKFDKVQMIKPDSSRDSSREQYMLAWGYRGRSE; translated from the coding sequence ATGGCGCGTTCCAAGACAAGCCTTGGTTGGCTGAAACGACATGTCAACGATCCTTATGTGAAGCAGGCGCAGAAGGATGGCTACCGCTCGCGTGCGAGTTACAAGCTTCTGGAAGTCCAGGAGAAATACAAACTGATCCGCCCAGGCATGAGCGTGGTCGATCTTGGCGCGGCGCCCGGCGGCTGGTCTCAGGTCACCAGTCGACTGATCGGTGGCCAGGGGCGTCTGATCGCCTCGGACATCCTGGAAATGGACAGTATTCCTGACGTGACCTTCATTCAGGGGGATTTCACTCAGGATGAAGTGCTCGCTCAAATCCTCGAGGCGGTGGGTAATTCACAGGTGGACCTTGTGATTTCCGATATGGCCCCCAATATGAGTGGTACGCCTGCCGTAGATATGCCGAAAGCCATGTTTCTTTGCGAGCTGGCGCTTGACCTGGCTGAGCGGATTCTCAAGCCGGGCGGTAATTTCCTGATCAAGATTTTTCAGGGCGAAGGGTTCGATGTTTACCTGAAGGACGCTCGTCGGAAATTCGACAAGGTCCAGATGATCAAGCCGGACTCTTCCCGCGACAGTTCCCGCGAGCAATACATGCTGGCTTGGGGTTATCGCGGTCGCAGCGAGTAA
- the folP gene encoding dihydropteroate synthase, giving the protein MISAQSLTRLPCGNRVLDLAQTHVMGILNVTPDSFSDGGRYSQLDAALRHAEAMVLAGATLIDVGGESTRPGARAVSPLEELERVAPIVELINRELDVIISVDTSTPAVMRETARLGAGLINDVRSLRRDGALDAAAATGLPVCLMHMLGEPGDMQDNPQYQDVTREVGEFLAERMERCASAGIPAERIILDPGFGFAKNLQHNLSLFRHMDALHALGRPLLVGVSRKSMIGQALNRPVGERLYGGLALAALASVKGARILRVHDVAETVDVVRMIAAVESAE; this is encoded by the coding sequence ATGATTTCTGCACAGTCCCTGACCCGGTTGCCTTGCGGCAACCGGGTTCTTGATTTGGCCCAGACGCATGTCATGGGCATTCTCAATGTCACTCCCGATTCCTTCTCCGATGGCGGCCGATACAGTCAGCTTGATGCGGCCCTGCGTCATGCCGAGGCGATGGTGTTGGCTGGTGCGACGCTGATTGATGTTGGCGGGGAGTCCACGCGACCTGGTGCGCGAGCGGTTTCACCGCTTGAGGAGCTGGAGCGTGTTGCGCCAATCGTGGAGCTGATCAATCGCGAGCTGGATGTGATCATCTCTGTCGATACATCGACTCCAGCCGTCATGCGGGAAACTGCACGCCTGGGCGCCGGGTTGATCAACGACGTGCGATCGCTGCGGCGTGACGGTGCGCTGGATGCCGCCGCGGCCACGGGGTTGCCGGTCTGTCTGATGCATATGCTGGGTGAGCCCGGTGACATGCAGGACAACCCGCAATATCAGGATGTCACCCGGGAAGTGGGTGAGTTTCTCGCCGAACGCATGGAGCGGTGCGCATCGGCTGGCATACCTGCGGAGCGGATCATTCTTGATCCTGGCTTCGGTTTCGCAAAAAACCTGCAGCACAATCTAAGCTTGTTCAGGCATATGGATGCCCTTCATGCATTGGGGCGACCTCTGCTGGTCGGCGTCTCGCGAAAAAGCATGATCGGGCAGGCGCTGAATCGCCCGGTGGGCGAGCGCCTGTATGGTGGTTTGGCCCTGGCTGCACTGGCGTCCGTCAAAGGCGCGCGTATATTGCGCGTCCATGATGTGGCCGAAACGGTGGATGTCGTGCGGATGATCGCGGCCGTGGAATCAGCCGAATAA
- the tpiA gene encoding triose-phosphate isomerase, with amino-acid sequence MRRPMVAGNWKMHGTRASVAELINGLRHLALPSGVDVVVFPPCLHINQVIDGLKGKSISVGAQNSAVESMQGALTGEIAPSQLVDAGCSLVLVGHSERRQIMGERDGMLNRKFAAAQACGLIPVLCVGETLEQREAGKTLEVVGRQLGSIIEELGVGAFANAVIAYEPVWAIGTGLTATPQQAQDVHKAIREQLAAENSEVARNVRLLYGGSVKAANAVELFGMPDIDGGLIGGASLNADEFGAICRAAGN; translated from the coding sequence ATGCGTCGCCCTATGGTAGCTGGTAACTGGAAGATGCACGGTACCCGCGCCAGCGTCGCTGAGCTGATCAACGGCCTTCGTCATCTGGCCTTGCCAAGCGGTGTTGATGTCGTGGTATTCCCGCCTTGCCTGCATATCAATCAAGTGATTGATGGCTTGAAAGGAAAGTCGATTTCGGTCGGCGCGCAGAATTCCGCGGTGGAATCGATGCAAGGTGCATTGACCGGTGAAATTGCACCAAGTCAGTTGGTGGATGCTGGTTGTTCCCTGGTGCTTGTCGGGCACTCCGAACGCCGCCAGATCATGGGCGAGCGAGACGGAATGCTGAATCGCAAGTTCGCAGCGGCACAGGCATGTGGCTTGATTCCGGTGTTGTGTGTGGGGGAAACCCTGGAGCAGCGCGAAGCCGGAAAAACTCTTGAGGTTGTCGGGCGTCAGCTGGGCAGCATCATCGAGGAGCTGGGTGTAGGTGCTTTTGCCAATGCAGTGATCGCTTACGAGCCGGTCTGGGCCATTGGTACCGGGCTGACTGCAACGCCGCAGCAGGCTCAGGATGTGCATAAAGCCATTCGTGAGCAGTTGGCGGCAGAGAATTCTGAAGTCGCGCGAAATGTGCGGCTTCTATACGGCGGCAGCGTGAAGGCGGCCAATGCGGTCGAACTGTTCGGCATGCCGGATATCGATGGGGGGCTCATTGGTGGAGCTTCCCTGAATGCAGATGAGTTCGGTGCGATCTGTCGCGCCGCGGGAAACTGA
- the ftsH gene encoding ATP-dependent zinc metalloprotease FtsH: protein MAKNLILWLIIAAVLVTVMNNFSSPNEPQTLNYSDFIQQVKDGKVERVAVDGYVITGKRNDGDSFKTIRPAIQDNGLIGDLVDNHVVVEGKQPEQQSIWTQLLVASFPILVIIAVFMFFMRQMQGGAGGKGGPMSFGKSKARLLSEDQVKTTLADVAGCDEAKEEVGELVEFLRDPGKFQRLGGRIPRGVLMVGPPGTGKTLLAKAIAGEAKVPFFTISGSDFVEMFVGVGASRVRDMFEQAKKHAPCIIFIDEIDAVGRHRGAGMGGGHDEREQTLNQLLVEMDGFEMNDGIIVIAATNRPDVLDPALLRPGRFDRQVVVGLPDIRGREQILKVHMRKVPMGDDVAPAVIARGTPGFSGADLANLVNEASLFAARAGKRIVEMKEFELAKDKIMMGAERKSMVMSEKEKQNTAYHEAGHAIVGRVVPEHDPVYKVSIIPRGRALGVTMFLPEEDRYSLSKRALISQICSLYGGRIAEEMTLGFDGVTTGASNDIMRASQIARNMVTKWGLSEKLGPLMYAEEEGEVFLGRGGGGQNASFSGETAKLIDSEVRSIIDQCYGTAKQILTDNRDKLDAMADALMKYETIDAEQIDDIMAGRTPREPRDWSGGTGTGTPPPVVQDERPETPIGGPAADV from the coding sequence ATGGCAAAGAATCTGATCCTGTGGTTGATCATCGCGGCTGTCCTGGTGACGGTGATGAACAACTTCTCCAGCCCTAACGAGCCGCAGACCCTCAACTATTCCGACTTCATCCAGCAGGTCAAGGATGGCAAAGTCGAGCGCGTAGCGGTTGATGGCTACGTGATTACCGGCAAGCGCAACGACGGCGATAGCTTCAAGACCATTCGTCCGGCAATTCAAGACAATGGCCTGATCGGCGATCTGGTCGACAACCACGTCGTTGTCGAAGGCAAGCAGCCTGAGCAGCAAAGCATCTGGACCCAGCTTCTGGTGGCCAGCTTCCCGATCCTGGTGATCATCGCGGTGTTCATGTTCTTCATGCGCCAGATGCAGGGCGGTGCGGGCGGCAAGGGCGGGCCGATGAGCTTTGGCAAGAGCAAGGCGCGCCTGCTGTCCGAAGACCAGGTGAAAACCACCCTGGCTGACGTAGCTGGTTGCGACGAAGCCAAGGAAGAGGTCGGCGAACTCGTCGAGTTCCTTCGTGATCCGGGCAAGTTCCAGCGTCTGGGTGGTCGTATTCCTCGCGGCGTACTGATGGTCGGTCCTCCCGGTACTGGTAAAACCTTGCTGGCCAAGGCGATTGCCGGCGAAGCCAAAGTGCCGTTCTTCACCATTTCGGGTTCCGACTTTGTCGAAATGTTTGTCGGTGTCGGTGCCAGCCGTGTTCGCGATATGTTCGAACAGGCCAAGAAGCACGCACCTTGCATTATCTTCATCGACGAGATCGACGCCGTTGGTCGCCATCGTGGCGCTGGCATGGGCGGTGGTCACGACGAGCGTGAGCAGACTCTCAACCAGTTGCTGGTCGAGATGGATGGCTTCGAAATGAATGACGGCATCATCGTTATCGCGGCAACCAACCGTCCTGATGTACTGGACCCTGCTTTGCTGCGTCCGGGTCGTTTCGACCGTCAGGTGGTGGTCGGTCTGCCGGATATCCGTGGTCGCGAACAAATCCTCAAAGTGCACATGCGTAAAGTGCCGATGGGTGACGACGTTGCTCCAGCTGTTATCGCTCGTGGTACTCCGGGCTTCTCCGGTGCCGACCTTGCGAACCTGGTCAACGAGGCTTCGCTGTTCGCTGCCCGTGCTGGCAAGCGCATTGTCGAGATGAAGGAATTCGAACTGGCCAAAGACAAGATCATGATGGGTGCCGAGCGCAAATCCATGGTCATGTCCGAGAAAGAGAAGCAGAACACGGCTTATCACGAAGCCGGCCACGCCATTGTCGGTCGCGTCGTGCCTGAGCATGATCCGGTCTACAAGGTATCGATCATCCCGCGCGGTCGTGCGCTGGGTGTGACCATGTTCCTGCCGGAAGAGGATCGCTACAGCCTGTCCAAGCGTGCGTTGATCAGTCAGATCTGCTCGCTGTACGGCGGTCGTATCGCTGAAGAAATGACCCTGGGCTTCGACGGTGTGACTACAGGCGCCTCCAATGACATCATGCGTGCCAGTCAGATTGCGCGGAACATGGTGACCAAGTGGGGGCTGTCTGAAAAACTCGGACCGTTGATGTATGCGGAAGAAGAGGGCGAGGTGTTCCTGGGTCGTGGTGGCGGTGGTCAGAACGCCAGCTTCTCGGGTGAAACAGCGAAGTTGATCGATTCGGAAGTGCGCAGCATCATCGATCAGTGCTACGGCACCGCCAAACAGATCCTTACGGACAATCGTGACAAGCTCGATGCCATGGCTGATGCCCTGATGAAGTACGAGACGATCGATGCCGAACAGATCGACGACATCATGGCCGGTCGCACGCCGCGTGAACCTCGCGACTGGTCGGGTGGCACCGGTACTGGCACGCCTCCTCCGGTGGTTCAGGATGAGCGTCCGGAAACACCGATTGGCGGTCCGGCTGCTGACGTTTAA
- the glmM gene encoding phosphoglucosamine mutase: MSKKYFGTDGIRGRVGEYPITPDFMLKLGWAAGMAFRKMGACKVLVGKDTRISGYMFESALEAGLTSAGADVMLLGPMPTPAIAYLSRTFQAEAGIVISASHNPHDDNGIKFFSGRGTKLPDELELMIEELLDTPMTVVESSKIGKVSRINDASGRYIEFCKSSVPTNTSFAGLKIVIDCAHGATYKVAPSVFRELGAEVVVLSAQPNGLNINDNCGSTHMGPLQAAVLAEHADLGIAFDGDGDRVLMVDHTGAVVDGDELIFIIARDLHERGKLQGGVVGTLMSNLGLELALADLGIPFVRANVGDRYVIAELLERDWLVGGENSGHVVCFNHTTTGDAIIAALQVLMALKTRNEGLAQTRQALRKCPQVLINVRFGGGDSPLDHPAVKEASKRVTEAMGGRGRVLLRKSGTEPLVRVMVEGEDETQVRSYAEELAKLVTEVSA; this comes from the coding sequence ATGAGCAAGAAATACTTTGGTACCGACGGTATTCGTGGTCGCGTCGGTGAGTATCCGATTACTCCGGATTTCATGCTCAAGCTTGGCTGGGCAGCAGGGATGGCATTCCGAAAAATGGGCGCCTGCAAGGTGCTCGTTGGCAAGGACACACGAATTTCCGGTTATATGTTCGAGTCGGCTCTGGAGGCCGGCCTCACATCCGCAGGTGCCGACGTGATGCTGCTCGGGCCGATGCCGACGCCTGCTATCGCTTACCTGTCACGCACATTCCAGGCTGAGGCCGGTATCGTGATTAGTGCTTCGCACAATCCTCACGATGATAATGGCATCAAGTTTTTCTCCGGTCGCGGCACCAAGTTGCCTGATGAGCTGGAGCTGATGATCGAGGAGTTGCTCGACACGCCGATGACAGTCGTTGAGTCGAGCAAGATCGGCAAGGTATCGCGAATCAACGATGCGTCCGGTCGATACATCGAGTTCTGCAAGAGCAGCGTGCCGACCAACACCAGTTTTGCCGGTCTCAAGATCGTAATCGACTGCGCACACGGAGCAACCTACAAGGTCGCGCCGAGCGTCTTCCGTGAGTTGGGCGCCGAGGTTGTGGTGTTGTCCGCCCAGCCCAACGGTCTGAACATCAACGACAACTGTGGCTCGACGCACATGGGGCCGCTGCAGGCGGCGGTGCTTGCCGAGCACGCCGATCTGGGAATCGCTTTCGATGGTGATGGTGACCGGGTGTTGATGGTTGATCACACCGGTGCGGTTGTTGATGGTGATGAGCTGATTTTCATCATTGCTCGCGATCTGCATGAGCGTGGCAAATTGCAGGGCGGCGTGGTCGGTACGCTGATGAGCAACCTGGGTCTGGAGTTGGCCCTGGCGGATCTGGGGATTCCTTTTGTGCGCGCAAATGTAGGCGACCGTTATGTGATTGCCGAGTTGCTGGAGCGCGATTGGCTGGTCGGTGGTGAGAACTCCGGGCATGTCGTCTGCTTCAATCACACCACAACGGGTGATGCGATCATCGCGGCGTTGCAGGTGTTGATGGCACTGAAAACCCGCAACGAAGGTCTGGCGCAAACCCGCCAGGCGCTGCGCAAGTGCCCTCAAGTATTGATCAATGTGCGTTTTGGTGGCGGCGACAGTCCGCTCGACCACCCGGCTGTCAAGGAGGCCAGCAAGCGTGTAACCGAGGCAATGGGGGGGCGTGGACGTGTGCTTCTGCGCAAGTCCGGGACAGAGCCTCTGGTGCGTGTCATGGTCGAGGGCGAGGATGAAACACAGGTTCGCAGCTATGCCGAAGAGCTGGCAAAACTGGTAACTGAAGTTTCTGCCTGA